The sequence ATTCCCTGCCCAGAAACACTGTAAGGTGAGAAAACCGAAGGAAGGTTTGGAAGTGGAACCAGCCAGGAGTGCCTGCCGATCCTGCGCACCTGTGCTGGAACCCAAGTCTGACATTAACGCGCCGCGAGGAAGAGTTTTAACGACAGAGGAGATGACAAGGGATGGAGGGGGGCGGATAGAATATGGAAAGGTTACTTACACAGTTTCGTCATTCTTGAACTCCAGCTCCCCGTACACGTCTTCAAAATCCTCACCACCACCCTTGGCTGTCCCCTCTACTGTCCTAAAGGGGACGATTACTGTGCCCCGGGCACCTGATGTCCGCAGAACCTTGACTTCCAGGACACCAATACTCTCACTGACACGAATAGTGTCACACTCAAAAGTGAAGATGCCTGCGTGATCATCATCCAAGATGGTGACTGTGGCCACGTAAGGGGACGCCAGGATGGCCCGAGGCAACGGCAGACTATTGAGTACTATTGGAGGAATCCCTTCCTCTGGTTGCTCCTCCTCCATCCGGACGTTGCTCAACCTCACGAAGAAGTGTTCATCCTCCTCAAAAATGTCATCATCAATGATGCCCACAGAGAACTCCTTCTGGGTCTCTCCTGGCTTCAGAACCACAGTGCCCTCTGTGAACTCGTAGTCAGCCCCTGCATTGGCAGAGCCATCCTCTGTTTTGTAGTCCACATACACGGTCTTGGACACGTCCCCCCCTTTCCTCACCACCGTCAGGAGTACAGCCCCGCAGTTCTCCAGGCACTGGTAAGAGCATGGGTCGAAGAAGACCTTTGAGACGAAGTCCTCGGGCTCATTGGTGTGCACCTCGCTTATGCTGGAGGCCTTTTTGGCTTGTTCTGCTGCATGCTTCTTCAGAATATTGCCTGCGCCGGTCATCATACGGGTCGCTTGGATCCGGTAGAAGGCACGGCTCTTCTGTTGATGGGAAAGAGCATAGTAATTGGCCATCTCTACCAGCTGATCTAAGTCCTTCTCTGGGTATTTTTGCTTCAGATCCTTTAGAATCCGGATCATCTCCCTGCGGGACTCAtccacttccttcccttccagggGCACCAGGTTCCCATCCAGGAAGTGGGAATTCATCATTTTCCCATCCATCTCAATGCCCTTGGGGTGGTTACCCTCTGTCTCTATGATAACCCCTCGGTGTTTATCGGTGCGGTACTTTTTGTGCATGTATTTGTAGAAGAGCAGTCGCCTGTCTGCCACCCAGGCCAGAAGGACACACActggaaagaagaagagagtgagAAGGCCTTCCCAAACCTGAACCACACCAGGAGAGAAGACTGCCAGGATCATATAGAGCCAGATGTAGGCAAAGATACTCCAGGCAGCGGTGATGAGGAAGACCCGGAGGTGCTTGATCTTACGAGTCTCTCCGTCAGGGATCACGGAGACGCAGATTCCAATGATGATGAACATGTTAAAAGCTGCACTACCTACGATGGTAGAAGGTCCCAGATCCCCAGCGATGAAGCCATGACCACACACCTCAATTAAAGACAGAAGGATCTCCGGAGCAGAGGAACCCAGGGCCATGAGGGTCAGGTTGGAGACAGTTTCATTCCAGACCCGAATTGTTGTCGTGCTGGTCTCTCCGTTGGGCTTTTTGACGGTCACCTCTCTCTCTTGAGAAGTGATGACTTCAATAGATGCCATGAAGCGGTCAGCAATGATGGACACCCCAAGGAACATGTAGATCAGGGCCACAAAATAGACAATGACCCTGGCAATCTTGTCCCCAAGGGAAGGGTTCTCCGGGTACCAGATTGGTAGGATGACACCCTCCTTGCAGTCCGAGGACTCTGAGCAGGACTCATTGTTCTGTCCTGTGCTGGGCACATCCCCTGAGCCACCAGCCTCCGCCCGGAGACCATTCAGGAAGAGCACAAAAGTAATCAGCCCAAAatggaggaaggcagaggtgagAGGCTGAAACCTTAACCACGCCATACACAAGACTTAGCCGCTGGCTTCCACTGCAGCACCAATGGTCCTCCCGATGGGCCAGAGAcctagaaaagaccagagaggcaggaaaaggCATGAGGAAAAGGGGGACAGCAAATGGCGGGTTCCCACCAATACAAACCGACGTTTCACCTTGAGCGACATATTGCACTAACATATGGGGCAGTCTCTCACTCGGAAAAAAAGATGTCAATGGGAAGCACGAATAGCTGCTCTGTCCACAGGACCATCTGGTGGAGACTCAGTTGAAGAATGGCTTAAAATAGCTGGGAATACTGGTAATGGAAACATAAGTGATACCCTTCTAGTCCTGTCTCAGGCCCCACTGTTATCTGTGAGAGTTAAGAATCAACCGAAAATAGGCCAAGCATGACCTGAATCTTCATCCCCACTTATACTGTTTCCAGGCTTCTTCACCCCTACCATTTCCACACTCGAGAATTCTGCATGGCATACGTGCGCCAGGGTATATACCGAACTTTTTTCACGGAtgactcccccaaaataaaatacattgccCTGTGTGCAATTGAGCCCACCTGGGAAAACTTCCTTCCCCAAATGCAAAACTTCTACAGGCAAACCGTAATTCTGACATTGCTTGGGGAATCAAGAGGGTTGATCGGGTGGCGAATGCTACCTGCAGTATAGCTAAACAGGGGCCCTGAAAGCTGTGCTCAAGCCCCAATACCCAGCAGCTCTTATGAAAACTTGCTTAGGAAACAGCTGAGGCATCCAGTTACAGGAAGATGAAATCAGTCAGCCGCTCAAACTCCACCCCCAAACCCTGGAAGGGCCGAGTGATAGAGATCACCATGACTGAAACGTACAAGTGGctctcaaatacttttttttttaatcgtagACACGATTTGGGGGTGAAATGCAGCCTCATCCGCCGGCCTCAGACCAGTAAGAGCGGAGCACGAattcaggagaaggaaaagaaactcaacagaaactACGGATTCATCTTTCCACTCATTGCCTCATTCAGACGCAAGGAGAATGCAAATATCCATGTGatagctctaaaaaaaaaaaaaaaaaaaaaaaaaaaaggaaaaaagctatttgcccatttttccacCTCTGCTGCGCCCGTGCGGGGTACCTTTAGTAACAGAAGAATGCTAATTTGCGTCTGTACAGTACCTTAAAGGATTCAAAGTCCTGTCCTCCAcatctgtccccctttctccactgTTTCCCATCTCAGAATATGGCACCTCCATCCACCCTGTTACTCATGCCAGACAATGGGTATGTGTCTGCAGGCCTTCCCCCTTGCTCCTGTCCCTTGTGCACCCAGCACTGAAGCCTAgactctccccccacctctaccAAAACCATCACAGCCACCATTACTCCTCACCTCACGAATCTACTGCAGTGACCTCCTGACCGAACTCTCCACTCGATTTCCTCAGACAGCAACAGTCGCCTTTTCTAAAAACTCCAAACCTACACTGTCACAT comes from Panthera tigris isolate Pti1 chromosome B3, P.tigris_Pti1_mat1.1, whole genome shotgun sequence and encodes:
- the SLC8A3 gene encoding sodium/calcium exchanger 3 isoform X2, translated to MAWLRFQPLTSAFLHFGLITFVLFLNGLRAEAGGSGDVPSTGQNNESCSESSDCKEGVILPIWYPENPSLGDKIARVIVYFVALIYMFLGVSIIADRFMASIEVITSQEREVTVKKPNGETSTTTIRVWNETVSNLTLMALGSSAPEILLSLIEVCGHGFIAGDLGPSTIVGSAAFNMFIIIGICVSVIPDGETRKIKHLRVFLITAAWSIFAYIWLYMILAVFSPGVVQVWEGLLTLFFFPVCVLLAWVADRRLLFYKYMHKKYRTDKHRGVIIETEGNHPKGIEMDGKMMNSHFLDGNLVPLEGKEVDESRREMIRILKDLKQKYPEKDLDQLVEMANYYALSHQQKSRAFYRIQATRMMTGAGNILKKHAAEQAKKASSISEVHTNEPEDFVSKVFFDPCSYQCLENCGAVLLTVVRKGGDVSKTVYVDYKTEDGSANAGADYEFTEGTVVLKPGETQKEFSVGIIDDDIFEEDEHFFVRLSNVRMEEEQPEEGIPPIVLNSLPLPRAILASPYVATVTILDDDHAGIFTFECDTIRVSESIGVLEVKVLRTSGARGTVIVPFRTVEGTAKGGGEDFEDVYGELEFKNDETVKTIRVKIVDEEEYERQENFFIVLGEPKWMERGISEVTDRKLTVEEEEAKRIAEMGKPVLGEHPKLEVIIEESFEFKNTVDKLIKKTNLAMVVGTHSWRDQFMEAITVSAGDEDEDESGEERLPSCFDYVMHFLTVFWKVLFACVPPTEYCHGWACFVVSILIIGMLTAIIGDLASHFGCTIGLKDSVTAVVFVAFGTSVPDMFASKAAAIQDMYSDASIGNVTGSNAINVFLGIGLAWSVAAIYWALQGQEFYVSAGTLAFSVTLFTIFAFVCVSVLLYRRRPHLGGELGGPRGCKLATTWLFVSLWLLYILFATLEAYCYIRGF
- the SLC8A3 gene encoding sodium/calcium exchanger 3 isoform X1, which produces MAWLRFQPLTSAFLHFGLITFVLFLNGLRAEAGGSGDVPSTGQNNESCSESSDCKEGVILPIWYPENPSLGDKIARVIVYFVALIYMFLGVSIIADRFMASIEVITSQEREVTVKKPNGETSTTTIRVWNETVSNLTLMALGSSAPEILLSLIEVCGHGFIAGDLGPSTIVGSAAFNMFIIIGICVSVIPDGETRKIKHLRVFLITAAWSIFAYIWLYMILAVFSPGVVQVWEGLLTLFFFPVCVLLAWVADRRLLFYKYMHKKYRTDKHRGVIIETEGNHPKGIEMDGKMMNSHFLDGNLVPLEGKEVDESRREMIRILKDLKQKYPEKDLDQLVEMANYYALSHQQKSRAFYRIQATRMMTGAGNILKKHAAEQAKKASSISEVHTNEPEDFVSKVFFDPCSYQCLENCGAVLLTVVRKGGDVSKTVYVDYKTEDGSANAGADYEFTEGTVVLKPGETQKEFSVGIIDDDIFEEDEHFFVRLSNVRMEEEQPEEGIPPIVLNSLPLPRAILASPYVATVTILDDDHAGIFTFECDTIRVSESIGVLEVKVLRTSGARGTVIVPFRTVEGTAKGGGEDFEDVYGELEFKNDETVKTIRVKIVDEEEYERQENFFIVLGEPKWMERGISEVTDRKLTVEEEEAKRIAEMGKPVLGEHPKLEVIIEESFEFKNTVDKLIKKTNLAMVVGTHSWRDQFMEAITVSAAGDEDEDESGEERLPSCFDYVMHFLTVFWKVLFACVPPTEYCHGWACFVVSILIIGMLTAIIGDLASHFGCTIGLKDSVTAVVFVAFGTSVPDMFASKAAAIQDMYSDASIGNVTGSNAINVFLGIGLAWSVAAIYWALQGQEFYVSAGTLAFSVTLFTIFAFVCVSVLLYRRRPHLGGELGGPRGCKLATTWLFVSLWLLYILFATLEAYCYIRGF